In one Campylobacter insulaenigrae NCTC 12927 genomic region, the following are encoded:
- the fliD gene encoding flagellar filament capping protein FliD, whose translation MAIGSLGSLGIGSGVLTSETLNKLKEAELNSQLKLYNSQLETNTSRQKDLAELEAKLLAFQTAVNSLGDASQFNKKKVSPSVSGDSAAAGLTVGSLSDLKNMTVKVDQLAQKDVYQSNGFKDKTESVLKALGLPEKETKFTITQDGKSYEIKIDKDTSFTKLAEQINAAGGGKIEAKIVNTGDKNNPYRLVVQSSETGVQNNISFSGDETLLEKLGWKIDKDSISAGGLFGFRETGNSNSLDKISGTLNNNGNITENDKLLNGTSTTPTSLTFVLKNGSGYDRYTINIDSNTTYKSLREELEKQSGGKITLELDSTKKTVAFKSTGGGELGIFDGGYAKDSSGNIDQDNYQRDKNATDLLKNKFGITLDIDKTPQGYNVKDSTKNHIQKGADAIFSVDGVQMSRPTNTIKDIGPDITLDLKQKGEINFNVAQDTEAISESLQNLAKAYNDLMLNITAATKYDPDAGTKGNFVGVSEIYDIKAQVNQILLQTITVDGTVTVGDSDTSEGTKVSSKVSLSLADFGLTLLDGTMSFDSSKFNSKVNEDPKIAEKFFVGSSGFEDLDLIGNKVDLHKNSNDKIDFKGKDFKIVYNDETIDLSKNKDGTDFVLTGKDNAEMAKNLVDHINSFGLEGLEASFDIINNGSKDSVQFKIKGTSGSNLEIKGDKNFLSQFGLSAKTMYSKYKEETGTFGKLKNNLKEMVSSDGSFGGYKESLTKEAKNLNKTTEDTKKSIEDRYDTMWARWAAYDGIISKLNNQANVILNMINAANNQNS comes from the coding sequence ATGGCAATAGGTAGTTTAGGAAGTTTGGGGATAGGTTCAGGTGTATTAACAAGTGAAACACTTAATAAACTTAAAGAAGCAGAGTTAAATTCTCAATTAAAACTTTATAACTCACAGCTTGAAACTAATACTTCAAGACAAAAAGATTTAGCAGAATTAGAAGCTAAACTTTTAGCTTTTCAAACTGCTGTAAATAGCCTTGGAGATGCAAGTCAATTTAACAAAAAGAAAGTTTCTCCTAGCGTTAGTGGAGATAGTGCTGCTGCTGGATTGACCGTAGGTTCTTTGTCAGATTTAAAAAATATGACAGTAAAAGTAGATCAGCTTGCTCAAAAAGATGTGTATCAAAGTAATGGTTTTAAAGATAAAACCGAATCAGTTTTAAAAGCTTTAGGATTACCAGAAAAAGAAACTAAATTTACCATTACTCAAGATGGAAAATCTTATGAAATTAAAATAGACAAAGATACTAGCTTTACTAAACTTGCAGAGCAAATCAATGCTGCAGGTGGTGGCAAAATAGAAGCTAAAATAGTCAATACAGGAGATAAAAACAATCCTTATCGTTTAGTAGTACAAAGTAGCGAAACAGGTGTTCAAAATAATATCTCATTTTCAGGAGATGAAACACTTTTAGAAAAATTAGGTTGGAAAATTGATAAAGATAGCATTAGTGCTGGAGGGCTTTTTGGTTTTAGAGAGACAGGGAATAGTAATAGTCTAGATAAAATTTCCGGAACATTGAATAACAATGGTAATATCACAGAAAACGACAAACTCTTAAATGGAACTTCAACAACTCCAACTTCCCTAACCTTTGTGCTTAAAAATGGTAGTGGTTATGATAGATACACTATAAACATAGATAGTAATACTACCTATAAAAGCTTAAGAGAAGAATTAGAAAAACAATCAGGTGGAAAAATTACTTTAGAATTAGATTCCACTAAAAAAACAGTTGCTTTCAAATCTACTGGTGGTGGGGAACTAGGTATATTTGATGGTGGTTATGCAAAAGATTCTAGCGGTAATATTGATCAAGATAATTATCAAAGAGATAAAAATGCCACAGATTTACTTAAAAATAAATTTGGTATTACTTTAGATATTGATAAAACTCCTCAAGGTTATAATGTAAAAGATAGCACAAAAAATCATATACAAAAAGGAGCAGATGCTATTTTTAGCGTCGATGGAGTACAAATGTCAAGACCGACTAATACTATCAAAGATATAGGTCCTGATATCACATTAGACTTAAAACAAAAAGGTGAGATAAACTTTAATGTAGCTCAAGACACAGAAGCTATATCAGAATCGTTACAAAATTTAGCTAAAGCTTACAATGATTTGATGCTAAACATCACCGCAGCTACAAAATATGATCCTGATGCTGGAACAAAAGGAAATTTCGTAGGAGTAAGTGAAATTTATGATATAAAAGCTCAGGTTAATCAAATTCTGCTTCAAACTATAACAGTTGATGGAACAGTAACAGTAGGAGATAGTGATACTTCAGAAGGCACAAAAGTATCTTCTAAAGTGAGCTTGTCTTTGGCTGACTTTGGTTTGACTTTATTAGATGGAACAATGAGTTTTGATTCTTCTAAATTTAATTCTAAAGTTAATGAAGATCCTAAAATAGCAGAAAAGTTTTTCGTAGGAAGTAGCGGTTTTGAAGACCTTGATTTAATCGGAAATAAGGTTGATTTACATAAAAATAGCAATGATAAAATAGATTTTAAAGGTAAAGATTTCAAAATAGTTTATAACGATGAAACTATAGACTTATCAAAAAATAAAGATGGAACTGATTTTGTATTAACTGGAAAAGATAATGCTGAAATGGCGAAAAATTTAGTAGATCATATCAATAGTTTTGGTTTAGAAGGTTTAGAAGCTAGCTTTGATATTATCAACAATGGCAGCAAAGATAGCGTGCAATTTAAAATCAAGGGAACTTCAGGAAGTAATCTTGAGATTAAAGGTGATAAAAATTTCTTAAGTCAATTTGGTTTAAGTGCTAAAACTATGTATTCAAAATACAAAGAAGAAACTGGAACTTTTGGTAAATTAAAAAATAATTTAAAAGAAATGGTAAGCTCTGATGGATCGTTTGGTGGATATAAAGAATCACTCACAAAAGAAGCTAAAAATTTAAACAAAACCACAGAAGATACTAAAAAATCTATCGAGGATAGATACGATACAATGTGGGCAAGATGGGCTGCGTATGATGGGATTATTTCTAAATTAAATAATCAAGCAAATGTAATATTAAATATGATCAATGCAGCAAATAATCAAAATTCCTAA
- a CDS encoding FlaG family protein: MNINGIQRDNVTHHYGAKNVEKPSTDDIQTQHQNLNNQDENLNEKLKDATDKLNKQMETLETNVRFAYNDKINEMYVNVTEKNTGRLIRKIPTDEVMKLIEHFKGVIGTIFDKES, translated from the coding sequence ATGAATATCAATGGCATTCAAAGAGATAATGTCACACATCATTATGGCGCAAAAAATGTGGAAAAACCATCGACAGATGATATACAAACACAGCATCAAAATTTAAATAATCAGGATGAGAATTTAAATGAAAAATTAAAAGATGCTACAGATAAGCTTAATAAACAAATGGAAACTTTAGAAACCAATGTGCGTTTTGCCTATAATGACAAAATCAATGAGATGTATGTTAATGTGACAGAGAAAAATACTGGCAGGTTAATACGCAAAATTCCAACAGATGAAGTGATGAAATTAATAGAGCATTTCAAAGGTGTTATAGGAACAATTTTCGACAAGGAGAGCTAA
- a CDS encoding FxsA family protein gives MIAKTNLSAFLILELIVSILFIFFFGFLNFFMIVFAGMFLGAIFLTKTWTDLITMQNTNTNFFGMIKLFSLTIVGILLLIPGILSTFLAILLLLFILIVKFFYKQKKHTRNNSHEDEIIDVEIIGDDKK, from the coding sequence ATGATAGCAAAAACAAATTTAAGCGCATTTTTAATTTTAGAATTAATAGTTAGTATTTTATTTATATTTTTTTTTGGATTTTTAAATTTTTTTATGATAGTTTTTGCGGGCATGTTTTTGGGAGCTATATTTTTAACAAAAACTTGGACTGATCTTATTACCATGCAAAATACAAATACAAATTTTTTTGGCATGATTAAGCTATTTTCCTTAACTATAGTTGGAATTTTGTTATTGATTCCAGGGATTTTAAGTACTTTTTTGGCTATCTTGCTTTTACTTTTTATTTTGATAGTAAAATTTTTTTATAAACAAAAAAAACATACACGAAATAATTCACATGAAGATGAAATTATCGATGTTGAAATCATTGGAGATGATAAAAAATGA
- a CDS encoding menaquinone biosynthesis decarboxylase: MQNFIQILKENHLLKVIDEPVDVELEMAHLAYLEVKKENSKALLFTNAIKNNKKYNYPVLLNTFCNEKALNLSFGRSYNDISKEISSLLKMHIPQNFGAKIDFFKTLFGLKNIPPKRIKKDGLFTHQTLHSLDELPILKTWEKDAAPFITMGQVYTQSLDGKQNNLGMYRLQVVDGKTLLMHWQIHKDASLFFNDYKKANQKMPVSIAIGGDPLYIWCAQAPLPKGIFELLLYGFIRKKPAILSKCKSNNLYVPYDSDFVIEGFVDPNDFASEGPFGDHTGFYTPIESCPVLKVENIFAKKNAVYQATVVGKPPLEDKYMGLGTERIFLPLLQTNAPDLIDYNMPENGVFHNLILAQIKTQYPAHAQQIMHAFWGVGQMSFVKHAIFVDENAPKLKDYEKLIPYILNRFDESKILISEGICDQLDHASSTYCFGGKAGIDACGEPKEIQLDKISDENLLNIFQSVDKNVTNIKQYYLETFAPICVISIDKKEKIFKIFERLQDHKKHFRILVFVDKNVNLNNPYMLVWRVVNNIDAKRDIFIKKDNVCIDATSKGRLEDYHKDWPLMTDCSKDIIEKLISKKLLKKDKDFFEKFEIF, encoded by the coding sequence ATGCAAAATTTTATACAAATTTTAAAAGAAAATCATTTATTAAAAGTTATTGATGAGCCAGTAGATGTAGAACTTGAAATGGCGCATTTAGCTTATTTGGAAGTAAAAAAAGAAAATTCAAAAGCTTTACTCTTTACTAATGCGATAAAAAATAATAAAAAATACAATTATCCTGTACTTTTAAATACATTTTGCAACGAAAAAGCTTTAAATTTATCATTTGGAAGATCCTATAATGATATTTCTAAAGAAATTTCTTCCTTGCTTAAAATGCATATTCCACAAAATTTTGGTGCTAAAATTGATTTTTTTAAAACTTTATTTGGTTTGAAAAATATTCCACCTAAAAGAATTAAAAAAGATGGGCTATTTACTCATCAAACTTTGCATTCTTTAGACGAACTTCCTATTTTAAAAACTTGGGAAAAAGATGCTGCACCTTTCATCACCATGGGACAAGTTTATACTCAAAGCTTAGATGGTAAACAAAACAATCTTGGTATGTATCGTTTGCAAGTTGTAGATGGAAAAACTTTACTAATGCATTGGCAAATTCACAAAGATGCAAGTCTTTTTTTTAATGATTATAAAAAAGCAAATCAAAAAATGCCAGTTAGTATCGCCATAGGAGGTGATCCTTTATATATATGGTGTGCTCAAGCACCTTTGCCTAAAGGTATTTTTGAACTTTTGCTTTATGGCTTTATACGAAAAAAACCCGCTATCTTATCAAAATGTAAAAGTAATAATCTTTACGTTCCTTATGATAGTGATTTTGTGATAGAAGGCTTTGTCGATCCAAATGATTTTGCCTCAGAAGGTCCTTTTGGAGATCATACAGGATTTTATACGCCTATTGAATCTTGTCCTGTATTAAAAGTAGAAAATATATTTGCCAAGAAAAATGCTGTATATCAAGCTACCGTAGTAGGAAAACCACCTTTAGAAGATAAATACATGGGTCTTGGTACTGAAAGAATTTTCCTACCATTATTGCAAACTAATGCACCTGATTTAATTGATTATAATATGCCAGAAAATGGGGTTTTTCATAATCTCATTTTAGCACAAATTAAAACACAATATCCAGCACACGCACAACAAATAATGCATGCTTTTTGGGGTGTAGGTCAAATGAGCTTTGTAAAACATGCAATTTTTGTAGATGAAAATGCTCCAAAATTAAAAGATTATGAGAAATTAATACCTTATATACTTAATCGTTTTGATGAATCAAAAATTTTAATTAGTGAAGGAATTTGTGATCAACTAGATCACGCTTCTAGTACTTATTGTTTTGGTGGAAAAGCTGGAATTGATGCTTGTGGAGAACCAAAAGAAATTCAACTTGATAAAATATCAGATGAAAATTTATTAAATATATTTCAAAGTGTAGATAAGAATGTTACAAATATAAAACAATACTACTTAGAAACTTTTGCTCCAATTTGTGTAATATCAATCGACAAAAAAGAAAAAATTTTTAAAATTTTTGAAAGATTGCAAGATCATAAAAAACATTTTAGAATTTTAGTTTTTGTTGATAAAAATGTAAATTTAAATAATCCTTACATGCTAGTATGGCGTGTGGTAAATAACATTGATGCAAAAAGAGATATTTTTATAAAAAAAGATAATGTCTGTATTGATGCTACTAGTAAAGGAAGATTGGAAGATTATCACAAAGATTGGCCTTTGATGACTGATTGTTCTAAGGATATTATTGAAAAATTAATCTCTAAAAAACTTCTAAAAAAAGATAAAGATTTTTTCGAAAAATTTGAAATTTTTTAA
- the hemC gene encoding hydroxymethylbilane synthase, translating to MKLIIATRKSQLALWQSEHIKECLLKNHPHLDIILEGFKTKGDILLDSPLAKIGGKGLFTKELEESMLRGQAHLAVHSLKDVPSFFPEGLTLAAISKREETNDAFLSEYYKDLKALPLGAKVGTTSLRRKMQLLILRPDLNIISLRGNINSRLEKLKAKEFDAIILALAGIKRLNLDKQIKFVKAFELDEMIPAASQGALGIESIDNNQILDLLHCINNENAFIETYIERDFIKTLEGGCQVPIGINAKIIEEKIEIRAIVGLPDASKILKEKIIISKQDYKNAGKTLAKEMIKNGARDILKEAESMI from the coding sequence ATGAAATTAATTATAGCTACTAGAAAAAGCCAACTTGCTTTGTGGCAAAGCGAACATATAAAAGAATGTTTATTAAAAAACCACCCTCATTTAGATATCATATTAGAAGGTTTTAAGACTAAAGGAGATATTTTGCTTGATTCTCCTTTAGCTAAAATCGGTGGAAAAGGACTTTTTACCAAAGAACTTGAAGAAAGCATGCTAAGAGGTCAAGCACATTTAGCAGTGCATAGTCTAAAAGATGTGCCTAGTTTTTTTCCAGAAGGTCTAACCTTAGCAGCTATTTCTAAAAGAGAAGAAACAAACGATGCATTTTTAAGCGAATATTATAAAGATTTAAAAGCTCTACCTTTAGGCGCTAAAGTTGGTACAACAAGCCTTAGAAGAAAAATGCAACTTTTAATTTTAAGACCTGATTTAAATATTATTTCATTAAGAGGTAATATTAATTCTCGCCTTGAAAAACTTAAGGCAAAAGAATTTGACGCGATTATTCTAGCTTTAGCAGGCATTAAGCGTTTAAATTTAGATAAACAAATTAAATTTGTAAAGGCTTTTGAACTTGATGAAATGATACCAGCAGCATCTCAAGGAGCATTGGGTATCGAAAGTATAGATAATAATCAAATTCTAGATTTATTGCATTGTATTAATAATGAAAATGCTTTTATTGAAACATACATAGAAAGAGATTTTATTAAAACTTTAGAGGGTGGATGCCAAGTTCCTATAGGGATTAACGCAAAAATAATCGAAGAAAAAATAGAGATTCGAGCTATCGTTGGATTACCTGATGCAAGTAAAATTTTAAAGGAAAAAATAATAATTTCAAAGCAAGATTATAAAAATGCTGGAAAAACTTTAGCCAAAGAAATGATTAAAAACGGAGCTAGAGATATCCTAAAAGAAGCAGAAAGTATGATCTAA
- the era gene encoding GTPase Era: protein MKSGFISIVGRTNAGKSSILNSLLEEKIAIVSHKQNATRRKINAIIMHQENQLIFIDTPGLHVSSKSMNQLMIDVAMKSIADCDVILFVASIYDDIKDYEAFLSLNPKAPHLIVINKVDLVQKEVLLKKLSEYTKFSTCFKAIIPYSAKQKFYKKILLNELVKYLPEHPYYFDPDFITTTNKKDIYRDFILEAIYENLSDEIPYSTEVRIDRVKELDTIAYINATIISDTKSHKAMVLGKEGVTIKRIGKDARKKIEKLAQNKIMLKLFVHLEKNWHKNEQSLKKILYDE, encoded by the coding sequence GTGAAAAGTGGCTTTATAAGTATTGTGGGTAGAACAAATGCTGGAAAAAGTTCTATCCTAAATTCTTTATTAGAAGAAAAAATTGCGATAGTTTCGCACAAACAAAATGCAACTAGAAGAAAAATTAATGCTATTATCATGCATCAAGAAAACCAGCTGATTTTTATTGACACACCTGGCTTACATGTAAGTTCTAAAAGTATGAATCAACTTATGATTGATGTTGCTATGAAGAGTATTGCTGATTGTGATGTAATTTTGTTTGTAGCTAGCATTTATGATGATATTAAAGATTATGAGGCTTTTCTAAGTTTAAATCCTAAAGCTCCTCATCTTATTGTAATAAATAAAGTAGATTTAGTTCAAAAAGAAGTGTTGCTTAAAAAACTTAGTGAATATACTAAATTTAGTACTTGTTTTAAAGCTATAATACCTTATTCTGCTAAGCAAAAATTCTATAAAAAAATCTTGTTAAATGAGCTTGTTAAATATTTACCTGAGCATCCTTATTATTTTGATCCTGATTTTATTACAACTACAAATAAAAAAGATATTTATAGAGATTTTATACTTGAGGCTATCTATGAAAACTTAAGCGATGAAATTCCTTATAGCACTGAAGTAAGAATAGATAGAGTTAAAGAATTAGACACTATAGCTTATATTAATGCTACAATTATTAGTGATACTAAATCTCATAAAGCTATGGTTTTAGGAAAAGAAGGTGTAACTATTAAGCGTATAGGAAAAGATGCTCGTAAAAAAATAGAAAAATTAGCTCAAAATAAAATTATGCTAAAACTTTTTGTTCATCTTGAAAAAAATTGGCATAAGAATGAACAAAGTCTTAAAAAAATATTATATGATGAATAA
- the fliS gene encoding flagellar export chaperone FliS, which translates to MVNNAVYSAYSQNQIGVESQEKLIEMLYGGVLRFASRIKLAIQNENIEERVYYVKRTSAIFIELINCLDYDRGGEVAHYLSGLYTRQLQLLSLSNIENNEARVDEVINVVKGLLEAWREVHQK; encoded by the coding sequence ATGGTAAATAATGCAGTTTATAGTGCATATTCACAAAATCAAATAGGGGTAGAATCTCAAGAAAAATTAATAGAGATGCTTTATGGTGGTGTTTTAAGATTTGCTAGTAGGATCAAACTCGCCATACAAAATGAAAATATAGAAGAAAGAGTTTATTATGTAAAAAGAACAAGTGCAATTTTCATAGAATTGATAAATTGCCTTGATTATGATAGAGGAGGGGAGGTTGCTCATTATCTTAGTGGCTTATACACAAGACAATTACAACTTCTTTCTTTATCAAATATAGAAAATAATGAAGCTAGAGTCGATGAAGTCATTAATGTAGTAAAGGGCTTACTTGAAGCTTGGAGAGAAGTGCATCAAAAATGA
- the hslU gene encoding ATP-dependent protease ATPase subunit HslU, with product MNLTPKEIVKFLDDYVIGQKNAKKIIAIALRNRYRRMQLSPELQDDIMPKNILMIGSTGVGKTEIARRLAKMMGMPFVKVEASKYTEVGFVGRDVESMVRDLANAALNLVKNEEKEKNQEKIDKFIENKILEKLLPPLPKGVSEEKEQEYKNSLEKMRSKLKAGDLDDSVIEIEISQNVFDANPNLPPEMGAMQDIVKVIGVGSKKVKKEIKIKDAKNALLQEASDKILDMESIKSEALRRAQNEGIIFIDEIDKVAVSSSNSNRQDPSKEGVQRDLLPIVEGSTVQTKFGPLKTDHILFIAAGAFHLSKPSDLIPELQGRFPLRVELDSLSEDALYEILTRPKNSLLTQYIELLKTEDVELVFEDEAIKEIAKIASKANEEMQDIGARRLHTVVEKLLEDISFEADEYAGKVYKIDDFKVQVKLGDIVENKDLARYIL from the coding sequence ATGAATTTAACTCCAAAAGAGATTGTCAAATTTTTAGATGATTATGTAATTGGCCAAAAAAATGCTAAAAAAATTATTGCAATAGCATTAAGAAATCGTTATAGAAGAATGCAACTTAGTCCTGAACTTCAAGATGATATTATGCCAAAAAATATCTTGATGATAGGATCAACTGGTGTAGGAAAAACAGAAATTGCAAGAAGGCTTGCTAAGATGATGGGAATGCCTTTTGTGAAAGTTGAGGCAAGCAAATATACTGAAGTAGGATTTGTAGGTCGAGATGTAGAAAGTATGGTAAGAGATTTAGCTAATGCTGCCTTAAATTTAGTCAAAAATGAAGAAAAAGAAAAAAATCAAGAAAAAATTGATAAATTTATAGAAAATAAAATACTAGAAAAACTTTTACCACCTTTACCAAAAGGCGTTAGTGAAGAAAAAGAGCAAGAATATAAAAATTCTTTAGAAAAAATGCGTTCTAAGCTCAAAGCGGGAGATTTAGATGATAGTGTAATCGAAATAGAAATCTCACAAAATGTTTTTGATGCTAATCCAAATTTACCTCCAGAAATGGGTGCTATGCAGGATATAGTTAAGGTAATTGGCGTGGGAAGTAAAAAGGTTAAAAAAGAAATAAAAATCAAAGATGCTAAGAATGCTTTACTCCAAGAAGCTAGCGATAAAATACTTGATATGGAAAGCATTAAAAGCGAGGCGTTAAGAAGAGCACAAAATGAAGGGATTATTTTTATAGATGAGATAGATAAAGTAGCGGTTTCAAGTTCAAATTCAAATCGCCAAGATCCTAGCAAAGAAGGTGTTCAAAGAGATTTATTGCCTATAGTAGAAGGTAGTACTGTACAAACTAAATTTGGTCCATTAAAAACCGATCATATCTTGTTTATAGCAGCTGGAGCTTTTCATCTTAGTAAACCAAGTGATTTAATTCCTGAACTTCAAGGGCGTTTTCCTTTGAGGGTTGAACTAGATAGTCTTAGTGAAGACGCTTTATACGAAATTTTAACACGACCTAAGAATTCTTTATTAACTCAGTATATAGAATTACTAAAAACAGAAGATGTTGAACTTGTTTTTGAAGATGAAGCGATTAAGGAGATTGCTAAAATTGCAAGCAAAGCAAATGAAGAAATGCAAGATATTGGAGCAAGACGTTTGCATACTGTAGTAGAAAAACTTTTAGAAGATATTAGTTTTGAGGCAGATGAATATGCAGGCAAGGTTTATAAAATAGATGATTTTAAAGTTCAAGTAAAACTCGGAGATATTGTAGAAAATAAAGACCTTGCTAGGTATATTTTGTGA
- the hslV gene encoding ATP-dependent protease subunit HslV encodes MFHATTILAYKGKNKSVIGGDGQVSFGNTVLKNNAVKIRKLNNGKVLAGFAGSTADAFNLFDMFEKLLSSSKGDLLKAAIDFSKEWRKDKYLRKLEAMMLVLDRKHIFLLSGTGDVVEPEDGEIAAIGSGGNFALSAARALAKHSNLDEENLVKESLQIAGEICIYTNTNIKTYVIEDDK; translated from the coding sequence ATGTTTCATGCGACTACTATCTTAGCTTATAAGGGTAAGAATAAATCAGTTATTGGTGGAGATGGACAAGTAAGTTTTGGAAATACTGTACTTAAAAATAATGCAGTTAAGATTAGAAAATTAAATAATGGAAAAGTATTAGCCGGTTTTGCAGGAAGTACCGCAGATGCTTTTAATCTTTTTGATATGTTTGAAAAACTTTTATCAAGCTCTAAAGGAGATTTGCTAAAGGCTGCAATAGATTTTTCTAAAGAATGGCGTAAGGATAAATATTTAAGAAAATTGGAAGCTATGATGCTTGTGCTAGATAGAAAACATATTTTTTTACTTTCTGGAACCGGTGATGTGGTAGAACCTGAAGACGGGGAAATAGCAGCTATTGGAAGTGGTGGTAATTTTGCTTTATCAGCTGCTAGAGCTTTAGCTAAACATTCTAATTTAGATGAGGAAAATTTAGTAAAAGAAAGTTTACAAATAGCTGGTGAAATTTGTATTTATACTAATACAAATATAAAAACTTATGTGATTGAGGATGATAAATGA
- a CDS encoding proline--tRNA ligase: MKFSKLYAVSSKENPKDATLPSHIFLVRGSFVEQIGSGLYNFLPLGKRVLDKIKNIVKEEMDRAGALEVNLSFSTPASLWKESGRFSIFGKELLRFKDRKDNDFVLGPTHEEAMVALIRNKITSYKQLPLHLYQIGLKFRDEARPRFGLLRCREFLMKDGYSFHTNDEDLDKEFNLMYETYSKILTRLGLDFRAVEADSGAIGGSGSKEFMVLAKNGEDDILLCENCDYAANIEAATRTKKICEDERPQADFATQFHTPNVKTIEDLADFFKINPYYTIKAVVKKAIYENEEKIVVFFIRGDDELQETKALNAANALELIDANEEELINVGLVPGFIGFVNLHGVDFYLDKELENETNMIIGANKKDYHLIGINVVNLNKERFKDLVTIKENDLCPKCQHKLKQSKGIEVGHIFKLGKKYSQAMNASYLDENGKTQFFTMGCYGMGVSRLVAVAIEANHDEKGCIWNQTLAPFLLDIIISNIKDEKANNFANQIYDYFKDKEILLDDRNERFGVKINDFELMGFPYALVIGKGLEKDEVELIRRTDLTKQILKTNEVIPYLEKIL, translated from the coding sequence ATGAAATTTAGTAAATTATACGCCGTTAGTTCTAAGGAAAACCCAAAAGATGCAACTTTACCTAGTCATATATTTTTAGTAAGAGGATCATTTGTAGAGCAAATTGGTAGCGGACTTTATAATTTTTTACCTCTAGGAAAAAGAGTCTTAGATAAAATTAAAAATATAGTAAAAGAAGAAATGGATCGTGCTGGGGCTTTGGAGGTAAATTTAAGTTTTAGCACCCCTGCGAGTCTTTGGAAAGAAAGTGGAAGATTTAGTATCTTTGGAAAAGAGCTTTTAAGATTTAAAGACAGAAAAGATAACGATTTTGTTTTAGGACCAACTCATGAAGAGGCAATGGTAGCTCTTATTAGAAATAAAATTACTTCTTATAAACAACTCCCTTTACATTTATATCAAATTGGGTTGAAATTTAGAGATGAAGCTAGACCTAGATTTGGACTTTTAAGATGTAGAGAATTTCTAATGAAAGATGGCTATAGTTTTCATACTAATGATGAAGATTTAGATAAAGAATTTAATCTAATGTATGAAACTTATAGCAAAATTCTTACAAGATTAGGTCTTGATTTTAGAGCTGTTGAAGCTGATAGTGGAGCTATTGGTGGAAGTGGCTCGAAAGAATTTATGGTGTTAGCTAAAAATGGCGAAGATGATATTTTATTATGTGAAAATTGCGATTATGCAGCAAATATAGAAGCTGCCACTAGAACTAAAAAAATATGCGAAGATGAAAGACCTCAAGCTGATTTTGCTACGCAATTTCACACCCCAAATGTAAAAACTATAGAGGACTTAGCTGATTTTTTTAAAATAAATCCTTACTATACCATCAAAGCTGTGGTGAAAAAAGCTATTTATGAAAATGAAGAAAAAATTGTAGTGTTTTTTATTCGAGGAGATGATGAACTACAAGAAACTAAAGCTTTAAATGCCGCAAATGCATTAGAACTTATAGATGCTAATGAAGAAGAACTTATAAATGTTGGTTTAGTGCCTGGTTTTATTGGTTTTGTAAATTTACATGGAGTTGATTTTTACCTTGACAAAGAGCTAGAAAATGAGACAAATATGATTATTGGAGCAAATAAAAAAGATTATCATTTAATAGGTATCAATGTAGTAAATTTAAACAAAGAACGTTTTAAAGATTTAGTTACTATTAAAGAGAATGATTTGTGTCCAAAATGTCAACACAAATTAAAACAAAGCAAAGGCATAGAAGTAGGACATATATTTAAGTTAGGAAAAAAATACTCTCAAGCAATGAATGCAAGCTATTTAGACGAAAATGGAAAAACACAATTTTTTACAATGGGTTGCTATGGAATGGGAGTTAGTCGCTTAGTTGCAGTAGCAATTGAAGCAAATCACGATGAAAAAGGTTGTATTTGGAATCAAACCTTAGCTCCATTTTTACTCGATATTATAATTTCTAACATTAAAGATGAAAAGGCAAATAATTTTGCTAATCAAATTTATGACTATTTTAAAGATAAAGAAATTTTACTTGATGATAGAAATGAACGTTTTGGTGTAAAAATCAATGATTTTGAACTTATGGGTTTTCCTTATGCTTTGGTAATTGGTAAAGGTTTAGAAAAAGATGAAGTAGAATTGATACGCAGAACAGATCTTACAAAGCAAATTTTAAAAACTAACGAAGTGATTCCATATTTAGAGAAAATTTTATGA